The Gymnogyps californianus isolate 813 chromosome 15, ASM1813914v2, whole genome shotgun sequence genome includes the window CTTATgtagtacattttaaataatgttttgataGTCACACAGAGCATGCTATGAAAGTGATATATAGTGTGATTCTTTCTCCACCTTATTATTCTGCAGAATTTATCACAGGGAATCTTACCATTGCCCAGATAGAAGACAGTAGATTTATCACACGTGGTTCTAGTTCCTCCACGGGCGCCGTGACCCggatttctttctgtcttcatgACCCAAGTCATTACTTCAAGTCAGCATCATTTGTCTACAACTGGGATTTCGGAGATGGGTAGGTGTGGttagtttgtttgctttaatgaGTATTCAAGACAGCTCTGATTCAGATGCTCAACTAGAGAAAAATCCTGATTAAATCATAGGACAAAGCATACACCTTTGTCAGTTGGTACGTTCTTAGCATATCAACCAGCTGAATTACGAAAACTTTGGCACAGAAGTCACTGCGTACTCACAAAAAGGTGATGTTTTAAAGACCTAAATTTCTTGTTCAAATATATGCTTAGGTGTATTACTGGGTGTGCAATGAGCTGAAATGAACTGaatgaactggaaaaagtaACTTCTTgtaaattgttattttaaaacatcattacGCCTGCAGATCTCCATTAgcagtttgttgttgttgaataTGTGAATAATTTGTGCGCTTAAGGAAAATGGAAGCAGTATACTGTCTTGTGGTTGGGCAGTAAGTAGCTGTTACTATGACCAGCTACTCATAAATATACCACAGCTTGGGTGAGGAGCTTTTGAAAGTGGATAGCTCTCTCAAGTAACATAGAGGTGCACATTAACACACACTTGATGCTTACTTAATAACaaaatggagggggggggaaaaacccaacaTAGCTCATAACCATCAGAAGTAAAATGATGGGTAGTATCTAGCCCTTAAGCCACTCTGcagtaaggaggaaaaaagacattcagttattttccttctctgaggaCAAATATACGTCCAATACAAATAAGCGTATGCAAATAGAAATGTAAGCTTTAGTCTTTGAATactaaattttttctttctttctttcttcccgCCCTGCCTTAGTGCTTCAGTTAGCTTATAGTACACCTGCTATAAAGGTAGTTTTCATCATTTACTGACTATTCCATTTTGTGAATTCTTTTAGCATTATCTTTAGtttctttgattaaaaatgcataaatacacTCTGGGTCTTATACTGATTGTAGTTTTATTGGTAATGCCACAGACATTAATCCTCATTGATATGGACATAAAGTAGAATCAGAATCACAGCTAACTGTAGCATTgtctataaagaaaatatattcgAGCTTGCtcctttttaaatcagaaatatgCAAGGGCTTGgtaaaaagcaattttgattCTAAATCTTTTCATATTACACCTAGAGTTTATCAGATTACCAAGGAACCCTTCGTTTACTATAACTGCTCTACCATGGGGAATCGCACAGTGCATCTGAAAGTCATAGCTGAATGGGAGCAAATTGGAAGCATCGTACATGAAAGAGAAATGGTGCAGAAAACTGGTGATTTTACCACTGCTCTGGAGCTGCTAGGtaattataaaacattttgcatacTCAAAACAGAACTTGCTATATATGTACAGATACAATCTAGCTTTAATGTGATAATACAACTTCAGCATTGTTTCACATGCAAGAACTGGCCAACATTATTCAATGAAGAGTTTCCACTGCAAAATGGACTTTGCGCTGTTCTAGTGCAGAAAAAATGGGGGGAAATATATAAAATCTTCTGgttctttttcatttactgaaagTTTCACTGTCTTTTGTAAAAGTCTTGCATACACTTAAAACTTACAATAAAATGTTTACTGTAACTTATGgaagatttgtttgtttaatttatgCCAGCTATccctaaaaaataaattatttaaaataagcattagGAAAGTCTTATTGATTTGATCAGCTTCAGGAGTAAATAAACACATAAGTAAACATGTAAAGGATTAATAAAGTAGTTggttatatattaaaaagaaatcacaaaacGTTCAGAAAACTTACAACTCTCTTTGGGTGTGAGGCAAGTATTATTATTTGTGTGACCGATGGAGCTAAAATCTGCAAAGTCTATGAAAACAAACCTTCACTGGAAAACCAGTGAATTTCAAGTTTACATGTGGAGCAtgacatgcttttttttcttcctctcagatGCTGTTAAAAGTATTAATGTAGTGGGCTCCAGAGAGACTCACGTAATGGAAAACTTGAGTTTATCTCTTCATATCAATGGCACGTAAGTAGCAAACACAACTTCTTTCCCTAAAAAGCATTGTCTctttaagtttttttccccactgtttcCTTAAAATAGTTGCAGCCCATAGaactgtttcttaaaacaacaaagaaatttCCTTTGAACAAAATACTGTTGAATATTGCGTTTTCCTGACTTGAAATACCATGAAGTCTAAGAGCCTCCATCTTTACAGAAAAGTAGAATCCTCCTACATaaagcaaatgttatttttttatctttgtaaaGAGAATGTTAAAAGAGAACTAGCCAGAGAAAGATAGtgggaaaaattacattttaaaacttcctttcgaatttttcttcttgaccAATTTCCCCACTATTAAATTAAACTGTATTCAGAGTCCTGTTGCATAGCAGCAATCCTTGACTGGCACATGGGAGTAATGGGTTTGGGGAATAATTTTGGCAAAGTTAAGACTGCCACAAGatgaagaagacagagaagCTTCAGGCAGTGAGGATTATAGGAGAGTCATGAGCACCTCAATCCTAGCACAAGCTCTCTCAAGCTGCAGTATTTAGAGCACatcagaggggttttttgtatggcagaagcattttaaataccATTGGAAACACTCAGGAAAGCTCCTTCGCCATAAAAACTCCATGACCACAGAAGTCATTTATTCTCCAGAAGAGTGACACTTTCATGTTCTGCTACTGGGAGCTGTTTAGGCTGatactggatttaaaaaaaaaaagggggggggcgcggggaggaAGAGCTGAGCTGTTAGTAGGGATGGAGGATGGAGTGAGCAGCACCCAACACAGAGTCATTTGCCAAACGCATAAATAGTCCCAATAGACAAAGCGCCACAGTTTGCGTTCAGAAAGCGAATGGCACACTGGCAGAAGTGGAAACTGGAGGTGGCATACCAGTAAATATGAACAGCCAAAAAACATTACAGGCAAACCTGAGACCCCTAAAAGCAGGCCTGGTTTTAGGATGGACAATGTTTGCCAGACCTAACCTCCTAGCCACAGGACTGGGACTGATGCAATAGGAGTTTATGATAGAGAAGCAATGACAAAGGCTTGAGAGATGGGTTATCAAAAACAAAGCTTGAAAATGAGCTAAACACATAAACGTGCGGCTTTCTGTAGCAGAGAATGTCCCAAAGAGATAAGGAACAAAATACTAATAAGATGGGATAAAGAAAAGCTCTGTCTGTTGTCAGAATCAAAGTTCATTGTGCGTAATGTGAGTCCAAGCAGAATCAGTTGGAACGAGGgtctgaaaatgtaaataacagGCATCAACTAGACATGGTGAGAAGACCCATGGCCATAAACTGGATTGCACCTACATTACCTGATAGCAAATAAACACCTTTTTGTTATTGTAAGGGAGTACTGTGATCCTTGcaatttatttgccttttccagCTATTAGTCCATTGTACAGAGCTCATCTTACATTCTTTCCAgttttggttgtggggttttttttaatcagaaaagtCTTGGGTGTGCTTCAGTAGCACAGACAGTGGTTTATTCTGTgtgagaagaacaaagaaaaaacaacctatGCTCCTTTggaagtacaggaaaaaaagattccttttATCTTTATTGGAGAAGGACTATGGGGTTTTCTCCACACAATGGCCTGCCTATGACCCGTGTAGGTATTTAGCTCTCAGCTGAAAGGCTTGCTTTTATAGAAGCATCACAAAGAACTTTTTCAATTGACAAATGCTATAAACCAAACAATTGTGCAGTTAATTACTTCTCTGTTTGTATTTAGATTAACTTcattatttgcaaaattattatGCTATTTTAACCAAATGATTCATCAGCTCCTGGCTGAAatttttgcaaagttttcacctaattttttttctttttgctcttgtCATTTCAGCCCGCCACTAGCATTATGCTGGCTTATAAAGGCTGAGTGCATTCCActtgaagatgaaaaatgcCATCTGGTGGTGATTAATGGCTCCTGCTACAATCTCAGCCATACCTTCAGTGATGCTGGACAGTATTGCCTCAGCATCAGAGTGGAGAACGGTGTGACGATGCTGCAGACATACCATGAAATAAAAGTGTGGCCAACAGGTGAGGAGCAGCTAGTCTGAGCAGCACAGAGATTCCCACCTGGCAGGGAACTGACAGTCTCAAACACGTCAGGGACAATTATGGATTAACCAGCCTGCAGATGAGGTTCCTGGAAACTGGTATAGATCCCTAAAAGCATAGGAAGGACGAAGAGAAAGGAGAGCCTACAATGTGCCTACTGTAACTGCTCTGAGCTTCTTGCATCCTGCTGAACCCTTAGTCTCAAGAGTGTCTTGAAGCTAATGAGTTTCCTGGGAAGGCTGAGTTActtaaattacatatttttcagtttaaatagtCTGGCTTTTGTAGAGAATAACTAGAAAAACATATACGTCTGTAACACTCCCTTAATTAAGCAGTCTCaattctttttgtttagtttaGTTACAGGTTTTTTTAGGGGTAGAGTTTTCTAGGCCTCCATTTTATTACAGGTTTCTGTCCCCCCAGCCAGCAATCCCTGCTGGCTCCCCCATGCGTGCTCATACATGCCCCTCTTGGGTCCCTGAATCATCTGAGAAAGTGGTTAGGTGGCCAAGTGAAGAGAACCTGACCAGAGGACAGCCAGGCCACGATACAGAATGGTTATACCATCTCACCGTGGGCCAGCGCTTGTATACAGACAGAGCAGCTCATTCCAGAAGGCCCTGGTGTGCATTCAGGTCTAAGTGTGCAAATCCTCTTTGCTGGAGGCTGCTAGCTGCTGTAAAGATGAGGTTCCTTCCTATTCTCTTGGGGTACTACAGAGGTACAAACACCCTGGGAGTTAGGGCTAACATATGTAactgggtggggttttttaggcTGTTCAAGGGAAAAGAGGGGTAAAAAGGGAAAGACTCTTACAACCTCACAACCCTGCATTCCCACTTCTGAGATTTCAGAAAGACCTGAAGTGATCTGGGCTGAAAAATTTATTCCCTGTTACACAAATGTCCTTTGTTCTAAAAATACGAAAACTTCTCCTAAAATATCGTTTCCTTCTCACTGTTGCCTCTTCTCAGTGTATTGTATCACTCTGGGACTGTGCCCTTGTGCTCTTTCCTAGGGATCCACCCGGCTTTCTTTGTCTTGCTCTGCATTGCTCTGGTTTCGGTGATGCTAGGACTGGTGCTGTACACGACCTTTCGAAGCAACACACAACAAAAAGATCTCGTGGAGGTATTCAGTTACTCTTACTTTGAGCTGGGATAGTAATTAGATACCTTTCAGCCATGTCCCTTCTTTAATCCCCAGACAAACAGAGCGGGAGGGAGCATTTCCCTCGTATGTCTGATCCATTCCATGGAAAAATCTGAACAGTGTAGGCAAACACTTTAAGCAACAGGCATGCTTCTGGCTTGTTGTGGAGAACTATAACTAGAATTCAAGTTGCTGGGTCTATCATGGGCAGTTTGTTGTTATTCCCAAGCAGGTGCTTGTATTGAAGTATCCCTTCCAGAGGATCTACCTCAGAGTGGTTACATGAAAGAGAGCAGGGGGATAGTGAGAGAGGATACAGGGTAGTAAAAAAGGGTGGGTATGTTACCTAAAGCAGCACTGAATTGTCACCTGACCCTAGTATGTGACCTTTAtctccccagctcccttccATCTCTGGTGTAGCTTTCACTTGCTACATTATCATATTTGTAATAAGCATAAGCTCCTAAATCAAAAGTAGCTTTCGTGGCCCTTTGGAAAGTACCTAATACACTTTACATCATGCCACAATATGAATAATATACCTCTAGAGACACTGCCTATGAGCCATGTGTGCAGCAGGTATAAATCAGAAGTCTATTTGAAGTTGGTGACTGACTGAAACTGGTTGAGGACCAAGTGCCATTTCTGGCCCAAAGTATTCTTGCTGGACTCACTTGAGCCAGTAGGAcccaaattaaaaatgatcTCTTTGATGTTCCTTTTCCAGGTAGCTGACTTTGACTTTTCTCCACTGTCGGATAAAAGCCTGTCTTCTCATTCGGACTCAGGCTGTGGCCAAATATGTTGCAGatcatgttttcttcagtcatCTCAAGAAGCTGCCAGGGAAAGTCATGAACTTCTGCATTCTTTTTACAAGCCAGTCAAAATGTACACAGTATGAAGAACACAATTGCACTTTGGTTACACTAACTGCCAAGTTTAACTTTCTCACTTATGATGAGTTAAAAGCCCAGTGCTGCAtgaatggtttggttttgccaATGCAATGAAGTTAACTGCTTTAAGTCCAGCACTTGAGCGTTTCATTCTCTGAACTAAAAAAGAGCAAGCCCTGAAACACAGTAAAAgtagctttgtatttttaaattacacgGGTGTATACATTTACAGCTGtaaatgcagcattttattCTTATGAAAGATTGTTTTATGTGCAGGTTTGCTAAACTCACTACCtcttgtaatttttctgttccttctgctgtctgtttcaaagaagaaaatgcttaagACAAACATACCTCTCTTTCCTATGTTACAACAATATTACTGGAAATGGAAGTCACCCAAAATGCTGTTGAATGTGTGTTTGTTCGAAAAAGGAACTGACTTGTCCAGGTTGAGAACGGCCTAGGTGCTTCCAGTGAACCAGACTACCTAATTATGTTGTCGTTTTTCCTCCTGTCTTAAAAGACCCCTTTTTTGAGTTAACGGGCTTCTGTGGGACTGGAGTGGGTAGTGACCTGCTCATGGAGAGCTAGCTGCTAGCAGTATTTTGGTGGGATCGCAGCACGTGCTGTAGAAGACTCCACATCTCCAACACTTTGTGAAGTGGTACACCACTCTAATCTGTATAAGTAGctgttttttttcaggctgttcattcttcttttctttctcatattaCTCCTCTTCCAAAAAATGCAACAACCAGTAGCTCAAAGCTGCTCAGCAAAGCATATTCAATTCAAATTCATAGTCAATGTTCAAGGCTGTATAAATTCCATGCCTGTTGCAGACTGTCTTCTCCGGTCAGCTTCCTGCTCAGCCAGGCTTTGCCCCCTGCTACGACGCATTTCAGAGTACCCTGGAGGCTTTTAAACAGAAGTGCCTTTGTggccatttctttctttaaacgTAACACACCTTCCCCACATCTGATTTAAAGCTTATGGGTATCGTGGGCTTGGGGTTTTTCAAGTATGTCATAATTTCTCAAATGCGCTGATTGGGAGATAATTGCCTGAATGTGAGGGGACTTACCGTGAGGTTTTCTGTGTGCTTATCTCACACATTCAACTTCTACGTTTCCTCAGAGAAGCCAGAGCTTCAGTTCCTCTGTGAATGAAATTACATGACCTCAGAAGAGCTTTGTTAATTAACTTGATACATTCAAAATAGAATAGGATCATCTAAGATAACAAACGATCCAGTAAAACCAAGTTTTTGTCAAAAAGTACTTTGCAAGGCAGAACTTCTTTTGGCCTTTTTTCTATAGAGAAATTGTATTTATAAGCAAGCTCGATGATTAGGAGTGGTATCCTTTGTATTCCTTCTCAGTGCTCTGGTGTCAAACTCTTATCTTCAGTCATATTCAGtcactgttaaaaatgtgcCTCTCCTTAGCAAAGAAGCTATTGTTCTCGAGAGCTTCAGTTTTATTGCTTATTCCTGAGATCCCAGCCATCTGAGCCACTGCCAAAGGTACATGGGATGTCAGTGTGTTCTGTAAATGGCTACACGGTCCTTGGGCACTGGAAATAACAGATTTCTGATGTGAAAAATGCAACTCAGAGTGACGGTGACCCTAGACAGACTGCACAgtggctctctgcagccagaAGTTTAGTTTGGgctgcttcttttcttacaTTTGTGACAGACATGTGGCCCTTGCTGCTATAACACACCTAAAGACAACCCCTTGGCACACCAATCAATGTGTAAAAAGCCCTTTCTTCTCCATATTGCACTCCTAGCAAAGACAACTATGAGAGCAGACTCAGTTATACGTACCTGAAACAGGGGTCATTTGGGTTGGAGGAAGATCATATCAAAGTAGTAAAATCATATCAAAGGAGTAAAATCATATCAAAGGAGTAAAACCTATCCTCTGCCCCATTTTCCATTAATACCCAGCTGATTCAAAGGGTATCATGGGGTGTTAGGCCACGAACATTGCTTCTTTAGTTTTGTGCCTCCGTGCTCTCCCCAGTACGTCCGAGCTGAGATACAACCGATCATGCCAAACCTGGCTAAAGTGGATATCAACCCCCAatcaaaaaaaagagggacatGGAGTTAGTGATATGAAAGACAGGCCTAAGAACATCCCCAATTTCCTATTGAGGAAAACAGCAATGTCCTTCAGAAGAATATTGGCTCTTATTCTATTCCTAAAAAGAACAAAGGATGGCAGAGGAGTCAAATGATTCAGAAGGGTAGAAAAGATAAAGTGCTGCAAAGTGGAAAGTCAACACTATCAAATAGTGGAAGATATTATTCAAGAGCAGATGGAAAAGAATAGAGGTTAGAAAGACAGACATCTCTTGCAAAAAATAAGCAGTGGAGAAAGTACACTTAAAAGGGCATGTCAAGAAGCAAATTAACCAAGAAAATTTAAACCACCTTAACAAATTGAGGTATAAGTATGAGAAATATTCACACGAACATGTTCCTGAATCCAATATGAAACTGCTTCCTGCACAAAAGACTGATCTGTGGGTTCAATAAATGCCTCTGAAATTGAAGACAAAAGGTAATTGAGCAGTTCAGGATATAGCAAGGAGATTAGTGGGACGTAACAAGGATCAGCAGGAGGATTCATTTTGTTAACCTTAGAAATCAATGACCTGGAAAAAGGAATGTTCAGCAAAACGATGAAACTCACTGATTCAAAAAAGAGTCCAATGAGTACAAAGCGGAAGAGCGATTAAATTCAGGTGATAAGCAAGAGCGAGCAGATAAGAAGTTTATGCAATGAGAATTATTTACAAGGAAATGCATTTGAGGACAAAAATGTTCTGGAAAGGCATAGTATAAAAACACACTGTAAAGCAAAAGAACTTCTGTTATTCTGTAATTTGTCATATAAACAATGGTACCAGTTTGTGCAGTAGATGTGGGGACAAATTAGCCCTTTATCTTAACAGCAGAGCATAAGGCTCAGTGGCTGAACAGGTCAAGGCTGAATTCTGTCTTTCATCTCCGGAAAGTAGATTGCACAGCCCAAGCTGTGACAAGTTTGAATTCGCAAGACCTCTACTGCGTTTGCTGGATGCTATAGGAATGGAAATTGTTTCAGCAAGAGGAAGGTGAAGAACTTCATATTTAAATGCTCGGCATTATTATTAGATCATCAGCCAACACTTCACCTTGATTTTGGAGAGCCAGTGCCAGTTTCCGTGGAAACTGAAGTGCTATCCTGCAGCTGTCACAAAATTGTCTAAATCCTGCAGATCTCAGC containing:
- the TMEM130 gene encoding transmembrane protein 130; this encodes MLRLTCVVLLLGRAAPAAEEYGLEITNNGPITTGAQATVHASLSMKNDSVASNLYHFNWIYAPLILIEKSEQRFNSIINVTGEFPGTFPVSVWVTHRNCWLCRPVARNVTVLQITEFITGNLTIAQIEDSRFITRGSSSSTGAVTRISFCLHDPSHYFKSASFVYNWDFGDGVYQITKEPFVYYNCSTMGNRTVHLKVIAEWEQIGSIVHEREMVQKTGDFTTALELLDAVKSINVVGSRETHVMENLSLSLHINGTPPLALCWLIKAECIPLEDEKCHLVVINGSCYNLSHTFSDAGQYCLSIRVENGVTMLQTYHEIKVWPTGIHPAFFVLLCIALVSVMLGLVLYTTFRSNTQQKDLVEVADFDFSPLSDKSLSSHSDSGCGQICCRSCFLQSSQEAARESHELLHSFYKPVKMYTV